One genomic window of Pseudoxanthomonas sp. includes the following:
- a CDS encoding shikimate 5-dehydrogenase: MTLRINRDTRLCMSLSARPSNFGTRFHNYLYEALDLDYIYKAFSTTNLEGAIAGIRALNIRGCAVSMPFKEACIPMLDGLEPSASAIDSVNTIVNTDGVLRGYNTDYSAVASLIADSGLPTDTPVALRGSGGMAKATACALRDAGFANGHLIARNAAAGQQLARTTRWAWSADMENVQARLLVNVTPVGMEGGPEAQSLAFTEAEVAAADLVFDVVALPVETPLIQLARTLGKPVITGGQVAVLQAVDQFVLYTGVRPEPALIERAARHALG; this comes from the coding sequence ATGACCCTGCGCATCAACCGTGATACCCGCCTGTGCATGTCCCTGTCGGCACGCCCGAGCAATTTCGGCACCCGCTTCCATAACTATCTCTACGAAGCGCTGGACCTGGACTACATCTACAAGGCCTTCAGCACCACGAACCTGGAAGGCGCCATCGCCGGCATCCGCGCGTTGAACATCCGCGGCTGCGCGGTGTCGATGCCGTTCAAGGAGGCCTGCATCCCGATGCTCGATGGCCTGGAACCGTCCGCATCCGCGATTGACTCGGTCAACACCATCGTCAACACCGATGGCGTGCTGCGCGGTTACAACACCGACTACAGCGCCGTGGCCAGCCTGATCGCCGACAGCGGCCTGCCGACCGACACGCCTGTCGCCCTGCGCGGCAGCGGCGGCATGGCCAAGGCTACTGCATGCGCGTTGCGTGACGCCGGCTTCGCCAACGGCCACCTCATCGCCCGCAATGCGGCCGCCGGCCAGCAGCTGGCACGCACCACGCGCTGGGCGTGGTCGGCGGACATGGAGAACGTGCAGGCGCGCCTGCTGGTCAACGTCACCCCGGTCGGCATGGAAGGCGGACCGGAAGCACAGTCGCTGGCCTTCACCGAAGCGGAAGTCGCCGCCGCCGACCTGGTCTTCGACGTCGTCGCCCTGCCGGTGGAAACCCCGCTGATCCAGCTCGCCCGCACGCTGGGCAAGCCGGTCATCACCGGCGGCCAGGTGGCGGTGCTGCAGGCGGTCGATCAGTTCGTCCTGTACACCGGCGTGCGCCCCGAGCCCGCGTTGATCGAGCGCGCGGCCAGGCACGCACTGGGCTGA
- a CDS encoding transglycosylase SLT domain-containing protein, whose amino-acid sequence MKGLLRLGMFAATLAALPASAGTLYKCVAADGVTAYVSKRVAGSTCTVVSQYTPQASRHVALPVVAPAVASAPTVVPAEKAPSATIAPAVVPTSRPATASAPRRVVSGQVYSFVKDGVRNYTSVRPRGTDVASVRTIKYSYIETCYACGNLNLNFGAVRLNAIAYESEIASAAREFGVEEAIVRAIIHAESSFNPVALSHAGAMGLMQLMPATARRFGVADAYDAAQNIRGGVQYLAFLLKRYQGNLTLAAAGYNAGEGAVDRNGGVPPYAETQRYVQRVGVLAERYRANVGTVGAR is encoded by the coding sequence ATGAAGGGGCTGCTGCGACTGGGGATGTTCGCCGCAACGCTGGCCGCACTGCCGGCCAGCGCGGGCACGCTGTACAAGTGCGTCGCTGCCGATGGCGTCACCGCCTATGTGAGCAAGCGTGTCGCTGGATCGACCTGCACGGTGGTCAGCCAGTACACACCGCAAGCCTCGCGGCACGTGGCGCTTCCGGTCGTTGCGCCAGCCGTGGCGTCGGCGCCCACCGTCGTACCTGCTGAAAAAGCACCGTCTGCCACGATTGCGCCGGCAGTCGTGCCTACGTCCAGGCCCGCCACGGCCAGTGCGCCGCGGCGCGTGGTGAGTGGCCAGGTCTATTCCTTCGTCAAGGATGGCGTGCGCAACTACACCAGCGTGCGTCCGCGTGGCACGGATGTGGCCAGTGTCCGCACCATCAAGTACAGCTATATCGAAACCTGCTATGCCTGCGGTAATCTGAACCTCAACTTCGGCGCGGTGCGTCTGAACGCCATCGCCTACGAAAGCGAGATCGCCTCTGCCGCCCGCGAATTCGGAGTGGAAGAGGCCATCGTGCGCGCCATCATCCATGCCGAGTCCTCGTTCAACCCGGTTGCGCTGTCGCATGCCGGAGCGATGGGCCTGATGCAGCTGATGCCGGCGACCGCACGCCGGTTCGGCGTCGCCGATGCCTACGACGCCGCCCAGAACATCCGTGGCGGCGTGCAGTACCTGGCCTTCCTGCTCAAACGTTACCAGGGCAACCTGACCCTGGCCGCCGCCGGTTACAACGCGGGCGAGGGCGCCGTGGACCGTAACGGCGGCGTGCCGCCGTATGCGGAAACCCAGCGCTACGTGCAGCGGGTCGGCGTGCTGGCCGAGCGCTACCGCGCCAATGTCGGAACGGTCGGCGCGCGCTGA
- the petA gene encoding ubiquinol-cytochrome c reductase iron-sulfur subunit — protein MANDEVTMPVDAGRRRFLTATTAVVGAVGAGFLAVPFIKSWNPSTRAKLAGAPVTADITGLQEGQRMVLEWRGQPIWVVKRSKAILDALPSLDGRLRDPQCENKDQQPAYVLKGNPEYRAIKPEISVLVGLCTHLGCSPEIIAEIRPEPFDPEWKGGYFCPCHKSRFDMSGRVFQGVPAPINLLVPPHHYQDDNTIIIGVDPQGVS, from the coding sequence ATGGCCAATGACGAGGTCACAATGCCCGTGGATGCGGGGCGCCGCCGGTTCCTGACGGCCACCACCGCAGTTGTCGGTGCCGTGGGTGCAGGCTTCCTGGCCGTCCCGTTCATCAAATCCTGGAACCCCAGTACCCGTGCCAAATTGGCAGGTGCGCCGGTGACCGCGGATATCACGGGATTACAGGAAGGCCAGCGGATGGTGTTGGAATGGCGCGGCCAGCCGATCTGGGTGGTCAAGCGCTCCAAGGCCATTCTCGACGCACTGCCCAGCCTGGACGGTCGCCTGCGCGACCCCCAGTGCGAGAACAAGGACCAGCAGCCGGCCTATGTGCTGAAGGGCAACCCGGAGTACCGCGCGATCAAGCCGGAAATCTCGGTCCTGGTCGGCCTGTGCACGCACCTGGGTTGCTCGCCGGAAATCATCGCCGAGATCCGGCCCGAACCGTTCGACCCGGAGTGGAAGGGGGGCTATTTCTGCCCTTGTCACAAGTCGCGCTTCGACATGTCCGGGCGGGTGTTCCAGGGCGTGCCGGCGCCGATCAACCTGCTGGTGCCGCCGCACCATTACCAGGACGACAACACCATCATCATCGGCGTCGATCCGCAGGGAGTGTCCTGA
- the miaB gene encoding tRNA (N6-isopentenyl adenosine(37)-C2)-methylthiotransferase MiaB, with product MPGTPDVTTTPAQGDTAVVVPLPFAAKPPAEVRGMPGEGSPPRGKLYIKTHGCQMNEYDSAKMADVLAAAEGLELTDNPEEADVVLVNTCSIREKAQEKVFSQLGRWKALKAGGKPVIIGVGGCVASQEGEAIVKRAPYVDLVFGPQTLHRLPELIRARRESGKSQVDISFPEIEKFDRLPEPRAEGPSAFVSIMEGCSKYCSFCVVPYTRGTEVSRPFEDVLVEVAQLAAQGVREINLLGQNVNAYRGPYGEEGELADLGMLIRTIAQIEGVGRIRFTTSHPLEFSDSLVDAYRDVPQLANYLHLPVQAGSDRILSAMKRGYTALEFKSKIRKLRAVRPDISISSDFIVGFPGETDADFDKTMKLIEDVGFDQSFSFIYSRRPGTPAADLSDDTPDATKHARLERLQGHINAYSQDISQRMIGSVQTVLVEGPSRKDPNELTGKTENMRSVNFAAPKRLIGQFVEVVITEAFSNSLRGRVATDADKAHA from the coding sequence ATGCCCGGGACGCCAGACGTCACCACCACGCCCGCCCAGGGCGACACCGCTGTTGTTGTGCCCCTGCCCTTCGCCGCCAAGCCGCCGGCCGAGGTTCGCGGAATGCCCGGCGAAGGCTCGCCTCCGCGCGGCAAGCTTTATATCAAGACCCACGGTTGCCAGATGAATGAGTACGACTCGGCCAAGATGGCCGACGTGCTCGCCGCCGCCGAAGGCCTGGAGCTGACCGACAACCCCGAAGAAGCCGACGTGGTGCTGGTCAACACCTGCTCCATCCGCGAAAAGGCACAGGAAAAGGTCTTCAGCCAGCTCGGCCGCTGGAAGGCGCTCAAGGCCGGCGGCAAGCCGGTGATCATCGGCGTCGGTGGCTGCGTGGCCTCGCAGGAAGGCGAAGCCATCGTCAAGCGCGCGCCGTATGTGGACCTGGTGTTTGGCCCGCAGACCTTGCATCGCTTGCCCGAACTGATCCGCGCACGGCGCGAATCGGGCAAGTCGCAGGTCGACATCAGCTTCCCGGAAATCGAGAAATTCGACCGCCTGCCCGAGCCGCGCGCCGAAGGCCCGAGCGCGTTCGTGTCGATCATGGAAGGCTGCAGCAAGTACTGCAGTTTCTGCGTGGTGCCCTATACCCGCGGCACCGAGGTCAGCCGTCCGTTCGAGGACGTGCTGGTGGAAGTGGCGCAACTGGCCGCGCAGGGCGTGCGCGAGATCAACCTGCTTGGCCAGAACGTCAATGCGTATCGCGGCCCGTACGGTGAAGAGGGCGAACTCGCCGACCTGGGAATGCTGATCCGCACGATCGCGCAGATCGAAGGCGTCGGCCGGATCCGCTTCACCACCTCGCATCCGCTGGAGTTCTCCGATTCGCTGGTGGATGCGTATCGCGACGTGCCGCAGCTGGCCAACTACCTGCACCTGCCGGTGCAGGCCGGCAGCGATCGCATCCTCAGCGCGATGAAGCGTGGCTACACCGCACTGGAATTCAAGTCGAAGATCCGCAAGCTGCGCGCGGTGCGACCGGATATTTCGATCAGCTCGGACTTCATCGTCGGCTTTCCCGGCGAAACCGATGCGGACTTCGACAAGACCATGAAGCTGATCGAAGACGTGGGCTTCGACCAGAGCTTCTCCTTCATCTACTCGCGCCGCCCCGGCACGCCGGCCGCGGACCTGTCCGATGACACGCCCGACGCAACCAAGCACGCACGGCTGGAACGCCTGCAGGGGCATATCAATGCGTATTCGCAGGACATCTCCCAGCGCATGATCGGCAGCGTGCAGACCGTGCTGGTCGAAGGCCCATCACGCAAGGACCCCAACGAACTGACCGGCAAGACCGAGAACATGCGCTCGGTGAACTTCGCCGCGCCCAAGCGCCTGATCGGCCAGTTCGTCGAAGTCGTCATCACCGAAGCTTTCAGCAACTCGTTGCGTGGCCGCGTGGCCACCGACGCAGACAAGGCACACGCATGA